From the genome of Heliomicrobium undosum:
GCTCTCGAACGGCTGTCTACCGATGAGGTTCGCGTCAACTGCGTCCATGGCGGCGTTGGCGCCATCACCGAGACCGATGTCATGCTGGCGGCAGCCTCCAACGCCATCATCCTCGGCTTCAACGTCCGTCCTGACGCCAACAGTCGGAAGGCGGCGGAAGCGCAACAGGTCGATATCCGTCTCTACCGCGTCATTTACGACGCCACCGAGGACATCAAGGCCGCCATGTCGGGCATGCTGGAACCGGAAGAGAAGGAAGTCGTTCAGGGCCGCGCCGAGGTCCGGGCCACCTTCAAAGTGCCCAAGGCGGGCACCATCGCCGGTTCCTATGTCCTCGACGGCAAGGTCACCCGCAACGCCGAGGTCCGTGTCATCCGCGACGGCATCGTCATCCATGAAGGCAAGTTGGATTCTCTGAAGCGCTTCAAAGACGATGTCAAGGAAGTCGCCGAAGGTTACGAGTGCGGTATCGGCATCGAAAACTTCAACGACATCCGGGAGCAAGACACACTCGAATTCTTCATCATCGAAAAAGTACAGCGCAAGATCGATTAACCTATACTCGTCTACATCATGATCTAAATATTGATCGTCGCACAGGGAGGGGGAGACCCCTCCCCAAGGTTATCGAGTGGAGGAGTTGACGACCATGGCCGGTCATCGGATGGCCCGCATGGCTGAAGAGATCAAACGTGAACTGGCGAGACTGCTTCGCGATGAGATGAAAGACCCTCGCCTGGGGTTTGTCAGCATTACCGCTGTCGAGGTGTCAGGCGACGGACGGCATGCCAAGGTCTTTTTCAGTGTCATGGGAGACGAAAGCGCCCGTGACAACTCTCAGGCAGCGCTGAAGCAGGCCACCGGTTTCCTGCGCACGGAACTTTCGAAGTCGTTGCGGGTCCGCTATGTGCCGGAACTGGTGTTCCTCTCTGATCCGTCCATCGAGCGGGGAACCCGGATCGCCCGGCTGTTGACCGAGATGGAGAACCATGATGATGCAGAAGCCCCCCGCTGAGGGGGAACTGGGGCAGGTGATCGCTCACCTGTCGGCAGCGTCCCGCATCCTCCTCATCGTCCACAAGGTTCCTGACGGCGATTGCCTGGGTTCGGTCAGCGCCATGCTGTCGGTCCTTCTGGCGGAAGGCAAAGAAACGGCGGCCTTCTGCGAAGACCCCGCACCTGTCGGATATCGCTTTCTGCCCAACCTCTCACGGCTGTATCACGCCGAAACCATGCCTCCCTTTCAGCCGGATTTGATCGTCGTTCTCGACAGCGCCGATCGAGGGCGGATCGGCGAGGCTGTCCGGCTGCTCGACGGAAACGCCCCTGTTGTGAATATCGATCATCATATCGGCAACAGCCGCTTCGGCGATATCAACTGGCTTGACCCCGCCGCGCCGGCTTGCGGAGAGATGATCTACACCTTGTGCCGGGAGGCCGGGTGGATGATTACGCCGGACGTGGCGACAGCCCTTTACACGGCAGTGATGACCGACACGGGCTCCTTCCAGTACGCCAACACCACGGCCGATACGCTGCGGCTGGCGGCAGAACTGCGGGATCTGGGCGCGCGGGCGAACGAGATCCGCGAAGAGGTCTATGAACGCAAACCCCTCGCCTATCTCAGCCTGTTGTCAGCGGCGCTTCCTACCTTGCAGGTGAGCGGAGAGGGCCGTGTCGCCTGGCTCCGCGTCACCGGGGAAACGATAGCAGCCTCCGGCGCCGGGGCGAACGATTGCGACGGCTTGATCAATTATCCCCGCGCCATTGACGGCGTCCAGGTGGCGCTCCTCTTCCGGGAGGTCAGCGCCGGTGAGATCAAGGTCGGTTTTCGTTCCAAGGGAGATATCGATGTCTACGCCATCGCCCGTCGTTTCGGCGGGGGAGGGCACAGGCGCGCTTCGGGGTGCACCTTTTTGGGACGATTGGAAGAAGCGGAAGCGCAGATTGTGCAGGCGGTGATGGAACAGCTTGGAACCGCTTGAACTAGAGGGATTTCTCAACCTTTTAAAACCGCCGGGTATGACCTCTCACGATGTGGTTGCCAAGGCTCGGCGCTTGCTCAAAGAGAAACGGATCGGCCATCTGGGGACGCTCGATCCTGATGCCGCCGGCGTGCTGCCCATTGCTATCGGACAAGCGACGCGCCTGGTTGAACTGGTGGCTGGCGTCGACAAGGCCTACCGGGCGCAACTCCGCCTGGGCGCCGTCACGGACAGCCAGGACGCATCAGGACGGATCGTAAAAACCGGCGCCATACCCGCCTTGTCCCGCGATGACTGGGAGGAGATGCTGCATCCCTTCCGCGGCGAAATCCTCCAGACGCCGCCGATGGTCTCGGCGGTATC
Proteins encoded in this window:
- the rbfA gene encoding 30S ribosome-binding factor RbfA is translated as MAGHRMARMAEEIKRELARLLRDEMKDPRLGFVSITAVEVSGDGRHAKVFFSVMGDESARDNSQAALKQATGFLRTELSKSLRVRYVPELVFLSDPSIERGTRIARLLTEMENHDDAEAPR
- a CDS encoding DHH family phosphoesterase, which produces MMQKPPAEGELGQVIAHLSAASRILLIVHKVPDGDCLGSVSAMLSVLLAEGKETAAFCEDPAPVGYRFLPNLSRLYHAETMPPFQPDLIVVLDSADRGRIGEAVRLLDGNAPVVNIDHHIGNSRFGDINWLDPAAPACGEMIYTLCREAGWMITPDVATALYTAVMTDTGSFQYANTTADTLRLAAELRDLGARANEIREEVYERKPLAYLSLLSAALPTLQVSGEGRVAWLRVTGETIAASGAGANDCDGLINYPRAIDGVQVALLFREVSAGEIKVGFRSKGDIDVYAIARRFGGGGHRRASGCTFLGRLEEAEAQIVQAVMEQLGTA